Proteins encoded by one window of Pseudorca crassidens isolate mPseCra1 chromosome 3, mPseCra1.hap1, whole genome shotgun sequence:
- the MVB12A gene encoding multivesicular body subunit 12A: protein MDPGSGADAAPLAGLAWSSALGPPPRGFSAISCTVEGAPASFGKTFGQKSGYFLCLNPLGSLENPQENVVVDIQVLVDKSPLPPGFSPVCDPLDSKASVSKKKRMCVKLVPLGVADTAVFDVRLSGKTKTVPGYLRVGDMGGFAIWCKKAKAPRPVPKPRALSRDMRDLSLDPPGQPSKGGFPERTLSRLGSRASTLRRSDSIYEASNLYGISAMDGVPFTLHPRFEGKSCGPLAFSAFADLTIKSLADIEEEYNYGFVVEKTAAARLPPSVS from the exons ATGGATCCGGGGTCCGGGGCCGACGCGGCCCCGTTGGCTGGTTTGGCCTGGTCGTCGGCCTTGGGGCCCCCGCCGCGGGGGTTCAGTGCG ATCTCCTGCACCGTGGAGGGGGCGCCCGCCAGCTTCGGCAAGACTTTCGGGCAGAAATCCGGCTACTTCCTGTGTCTCAATCCTTTGGGCAGCCTAGAG aaTCCACAGGAGAACGTGGTGGTCGATATCCAGGTCCTGGTGGACAAGAGCCCCCTTCCGCCGGGATTCTCCCCGGTCTGCGACCCCCTGGACTCCA AGGCCTCCGTGTCCAAGAAGAAACGCATGTGTGTGAAGCTGGTGCCCTTGGGGGTCGCGGACACAGCTGTCTTTGACGTCCGGCTGAGTGGGAAAACCAAGACGGTGCCTGGATACCTGCGAGTAGG gGACATGGGGGGCTTCGCCATCTGGTGCAAGAAGGCCAAGGCCCCGCGGCCAGTGCCCAAGCCCCGAGCTCTCAGCCGAGACATGAGAGACCTCTCCCTGGACCCACCTGGCCAGCCCAG CAAGGGTGGCTTCCCGGAGCGGACGCTCTCGAGGCTGGGCTCTCGGGCGTCTACACTTCGGAGGAGCGACTCCATCTACGAGGCCTCCAACCTCTACGGCATCTCAG CCATGGATGGGGTTCCCTTCACGCTGCACCCCCGATTCGAGGGCAAGAGCTGTGGTCCCCTG GCCTTCTCTGCCTTCGCTGATCTGACCATCAAGTCACTGGCGGACATTGAGGAGGAG tacAACTACGGCTTCGTGGTGGAGAAGACGGCAGCTGCCCGCCTGCCCCCTAGCGTCTCTTAG